A segment of the Leptolyngbya sp. NIES-3755 genome:
GTGAATGATGGTTCTAGCGATCGCACAAAAGAGATCATCGCGTCTGGAATTCATCTCGCTAAAACGTCTCAAATTCGATTGATTTCCTACTATCCGTATGCTGGAAAAGGATATGCAATTCGACGTGGAGTCGAGTATGCGGATGGCGATTTGATTTGTTTTCTTGATAGTGATTTGGCGTATTCGTTAGCACATCTCGATTTGTTAATTCAGAAATTGCAAACTTGTGATGTTGCGATCGGGAATCGTAATTTGGTACGAGGCAATCAGAAAGAGACTAAATTCAGTCAAAAAATTGCTGGAAAAATCTCTAATTTTTTATCTCGTAAGATTCTCGATCTGCAATACAGTGATACTCAAGCGGGGCTGAAAGGATTTCGGAAGTCTGCGGCAAAAAAACTGTTCTTTCATCAGACCTTGAGCGGGTTTTCGTTTGATGTGGAGTTAATTTATTTAGCCGAAAATTGGGGATATACGATCGGAGAAATTCCGGCAAAAGTGGCTGAAAAACATCAGAAAAAGCGGTCAAAAGTGAATTTGATCCAAGACTCGATTAAAATGCTTCTGGATTTACTTAAAATTCGATTCAATGAGCAGCTAGGTCGATATCAATAATGTCTTGGTTAAATTTTTTATCGTTCGGTGGCATCTTCGTGCTGTGTGCGATCGCATGGCTCGGATCTGAGAACCGCCGCGTGATTCCGTGGAAGGTGATTCTCTGGGGGATTGCGCTTCAATTGATTTTAGGATTGCTGGTGTTTACGTTCCCGGTGACACGCTTTGTCATTAGCGTCATTAGTAATGGGATTAATGCCGTTTTGGATGCGACTGAAGCGGGGTCAAGATTTCTATTTGGATCGCTGTTAGTTCCAGAGCCAAATGTGACTCCGGGACCGATTTTAGCGGGACGTTGGATTGCTCGTGCAATTACGCCTCCGTATGTTCCAGTGGCAGGCGATCGATTAAGTCCTGAAAATCTGAATTTGGGCTATACCTTTGCGTTTCGAGCGTTGCCGTTAGTGATCTTTTTCTCTGCATTGATGTCACTGCTGTATTACTTAGGTGTGATTCAACCGATTGTGAAATTTTTCGCTAAGATCTTTCGTCGATCAATGAATCTGAGTGGTGCAGAAGCATTAAGCGGCTCAATGAATATTTTTGTTGGAATTGAGTCTGCCTTAACGGTTCGACCGTATCTTGCCAGCATGACTCGGAGCGAACTCTGTGCTGTTCTAACTTGTTGTTACGGAAGTATTGCCTCTACCGTTCTCGCTCTTTATGCTCAATCATTGCGTCCAATATTCCCAAACATTACAGGGCATTTAGTTTCCGCTTCGATCATGGCGATTCCTGCCTGTTTTGTGATTTCTAAATTATTGGTTCCTGAGACTGAAGTACCGAAAACATTGGGAGCATTGCCTGAAGAAGATCCAGAGAGCGATCGTATGACCGCAGAACGCCCGTCTGGAGCGATGGAAAGCGTAATTCTGGGAGCGATGGACGGTGTGAAATTAGCAATTGCGATCGCGGCTCTTTTAATCGCAGTGCTCGGATTGATTGCACTCGTCAATCTCTTCTTCGCAAATCTGGCTGGACTTGCAGCGAGTAACAATCTTTTCGTGCGACGAATCGGATTAATTTTCCAAGTGATCACACTGCAAAATATTGTTGGCGCATTGTTTGTGCCGTTAACATTCCTGACTGGGGTTTCTGCCAATTGGAATGAGATTTGGCAAGCTTCGGTCTTAATTGGGCGGCGATTGCTTGAAACAGAAGTGCCTTCATACCAACAATTAGGGGTGTTGGCGAGTCAGGGAGCAATTAGCGATCGAGCGTTACTAATCATTAGTTATTGCCTTTGTGGATTCGCTCACTTGCCTTCGGTCGGAATCTTTGTGGGTGGCTTTTCAGCTTTAATTCCATCCCGTCGGAAAGATTTAGCAAGTTTAGGCTGGAAAGCTCTTTGGGCAGCGACCTTAGCGACTCTCATGATCGGCTGCGTCGCTGGAGTCTTCTATTTTGGTAATCCATCCGTTTTGAGAGGGTAGAGCAATGAAACGTAAATGGTTAATTGGATGGTTTGCGCTGGCAATGGTGTTATTTACTGGAATTTCCAGCATTGCTCAGACTCCCTCACCTTCTCCTACAGGTGCGATCGGCGTTCCGGTTGCTCCGATTCCGGTCGATCCGTCTTTACCTACAAATCGTCCCCCACTTCCGACCGCTTCCCCGTCTCCCTCTCCGACCGCTTCTCCAACGCCTTCCCCAACAGCAGTTCCCGTAATTCCTGTTACGCCGACCGCTCCATTGCCTGCGGCTCCAACGGCTCCTCCTCTTCCGGTGAGTGGCGACTACAAAGATCCGAATAATCGATTTATTGTTGGAATTCTTCAGGGCTACAAAGTGAGTCCGCTTGCTGGAACTGTTTTAATCGAAGCTCCAGACGGAAATTTAGCTTACAGTGTATTGGCTCAACCGCAATCACAGCTTGGCATTACGGGTGGTGTCGTGCCGAATGAAGCGTTAGTCACAGCGGCTCAAAATGCGTTTCGACAAGGCGAAGGATTTCAGACGGGAGAAGTTCGATCGATTCCCGGTGGAGTCCAGATCGATTGGACAGGCAATTTAACGATCGGTGGCAATACTCAGCCTGTCGGGGGTGTAATCCTGGCACGACAGGCGAATAATAGTGTCTTGCTCGTATTGGTTGCAGCGACGAATGCAGGAGGCGATCGCGTTTTAGGAGCGGCATCTGCAATCTCGAACAGCTTACGAGCCAGTTAACTCATTCTGATGAGGGCAGAGATTTTGGCAAGTTTGTCTGTCTCTAGCCCTTTCAGTTCCTCGATCGATAACCATTTCTCTTTGATCAATCTGGCAAATACAAAGATCAAACCAGAATAACGATAGTCATATTTACCA
Coding sequences within it:
- a CDS encoding glycosyltransferase (similar to AA sequence:cyanobase_aa:LBDG_44350), whose translation is MKKLWNSIETWAQLKSPRPTRRSTPQHQASRTSTPTRLNMIDQVSIVLPVYNEQACIRHTFEAILRYSETHPNFTFIFVNDGSSDRTKEIIASGIHLAKTSQIRLISYYPYAGKGYAIRRGVEYADGDLICFLDSDLAYSLAHLDLLIQKLQTCDVAIGNRNLVRGNQKETKFSQKIAGKISNFLSRKILDLQYSDTQAGLKGFRKSAAKKLFFHQTLSGFSFDVELIYLAENWGYTIGEIPAKVAEKHQKKRSKVNLIQDSIKMLLDLLKIRFNEQLGRYQ
- a CDS encoding nucleoside permease (similar to AA sequence:cyanobase_aa:LBDG_44360) encodes the protein MSWLNFLSFGGIFVLCAIAWLGSENRRVIPWKVILWGIALQLILGLLVFTFPVTRFVISVISNGINAVLDATEAGSRFLFGSLLVPEPNVTPGPILAGRWIARAITPPYVPVAGDRLSPENLNLGYTFAFRALPLVIFFSALMSLLYYLGVIQPIVKFFAKIFRRSMNLSGAEALSGSMNIFVGIESALTVRPYLASMTRSELCAVLTCCYGSIASTVLALYAQSLRPIFPNITGHLVSASIMAIPACFVISKLLVPETEVPKTLGALPEEDPESDRMTAERPSGAMESVILGAMDGVKLAIAIAALLIAVLGLIALVNLFFANLAGLAASNNLFVRRIGLIFQVITLQNIVGALFVPLTFLTGVSANWNEIWQASVLIGRRLLETEVPSYQQLGVLASQGAISDRALLIISYCLCGFAHLPSVGIFVGGFSALIPSRRKDLASLGWKALWAATLATLMIGCVAGVFYFGNPSVLRG
- a CDS encoding hypothetical protein (hypothetical protein LYNGBM3L_45090;~similar to AA sequence:cyanobase_aa:LBDG_44370) produces the protein MKRKWLIGWFALAMVLFTGISSIAQTPSPSPTGAIGVPVAPIPVDPSLPTNRPPLPTASPSPSPTASPTPSPTAVPVIPVTPTAPLPAAPTAPPLPVSGDYKDPNNRFIVGILQGYKVSPLAGTVLIEAPDGNLAYSVLAQPQSQLGITGGVVPNEALVTAAQNAFRQGEGFQTGEVRSIPGGVQIDWTGNLTIGGNTQPVGGVILARQANNSVLLVLVAATNAGGDRVLGAASAISNSLRAS